ATGTGTTGTATTACAGATGTGCCACATAGACGTGAACCGATATTCCTCAGCAGAGAGCGCATACGTCATGTCTCAGAAACTAGAAAGTCACATTGATCGTCGAAGAGTGTACTGTATATTTCTCATCTGCTTTACTCTAGAGGAACTGGATAAAATTGTTACGACAttttagaatacattttatcaTTGTTTcatgaaatagtattttatttaactctttacagtgttttttaatatatacctTCTTGGTTTAAGTTGGAAAacagtatatttattttctttatagtATAATGTCAGAATTTTCAGTTTAAAAACTCATGCATCAAATTGACAAAAAAGTTAATTCTTTATTGGGGCCTAAGCATATACTACGTGTAGAAAAACAGTAATATAAATGCAATACATATCTAATCTATAGAATTTGAACTTTAGAAACCTTTTAATTGTATAGTCTTAAATAGATCTGACTGACTTGATCTAAATTCTCTCATTATTTAAATGCATCAGTTATAAAGATCTTCATACTTGATAACAATGCGAATCATAGCCCAATAGTTATGCAAATACACACAACAATCAAGTTCGCGATCGCCGCCGACAAGACAGGTCCACGGACCCGATTACAGCCTATTTTGGATTCGATACTCATTGTTTATCGTTGATAGAGTAGGTCCCCGGACAATAGGTTGCATAAGCTAATCACACGGCGTCGTATGGTTTCACCCGGACATTCGTTCAGTTATTCGGATATCTGATCGTAGATGTTCGCATTCGTTCCCATGACGGCGAGGCGTTTCGATGTTGGAATCGTCCTTAGTCACGTCTTGCGAGGCAACTTGAATTCTTTGTGATGTTTCAATCTCATGATAGTTGTGTAATTTTGGAACATTGTTCGTTTCAAATAAGGATAATTTGTAGGTAGTAAAAATTACAGCGACTTAGAGTTTTTATAAGTTTACGTAAAAagattttctatttttattttgatatgggtgtacgaagcgctggtggcctagcggtaagagcgtgcgacttgcaaattgcaatccggaggtcgcgggttcaaaccccggctcgtaccaatgagtttttcggaacttatgtacgaaatatcatttgatatttatcagtcgcttttcggtgaaggaaaacatcgtgaggaaaccagactaatcccaacaaggcttagtttaccctctgggttggaagggcagatggcagtcgctttcgtaaaaattagtgcctacgccaaatcttgggattagttgtcaagcggaccccaggctcccatgagccgtggcgaaatgccgggacaacgcgaggaagaagaagatgggTGTACGATTGTACatgttgcctgaaataaaataaaaataaatatactactATACTATgctattttatactatacttatctacatatataaatattaagagTTTCACAAAGTTACCTACTAAAATTTACATTgtcaatcataaaaaaattgtgcaATTCATAGAAATCCCCATTAAAAGCGGTCATCGCTTGAATTTCTCAATCCAAACGGCATCTTAATATTTGCTAATTGAAATCGGACAACGTAAACTCTTCCAATCATCATAAAACACGACAACACACTTAACAAAAGTTCATAAGAATCGTTAACAAATCTTTCTTGCAAATTTGGATGATTTGATTGGCACGTGGACATATAAGAATTTatgaatattgttatttttatgccGAATGAAACCTATAAATTTGATGATACATGTCGTAACACTTAATAAACGAAATACGCGATGAATTGAACTTGCTACTTAAATTCTCGACGCGAGTTACATAAGCCGATGTCATCGACATCTGTGTCGCGTAACCTTGTGAACCttgtaatacatacataatgttatttACATTGTTAATTATTAAGCTATATTGAATTTGTCTGAGAGTCAAAAGGCGGTGGATTGACCTGAAACAGATCGTAAGGCAAGTTATAGCTTTGGTGCTGTTCGAAGTAGATTGATCGTAAGTATATCGGAGACTAGAATGCTATTAGTACGTTCTTCTGCTGATGGTCGAACGTATGGGTGTCGGAGGTCATCGGGTGACTTCGGTAGAGCCTTCGGTTGATGTAACACGACCGGTCGGGCGACCCGTCGCCGGTGAAATATGGTGATCATAGAAGCTTAAATAAGCGTTCGCAAAATTTTGTAACATGTCGGTAAGTATATTCTGGGAAATAAAACCGGTAAATAATCTGTTGTGGTAATGTAAATTCCATTTCAAATTTTCCCGGGGTATTATATTAATGATGAATGATGTATTTATGGTATCTACTGGTTTTCGATAAAAtagacattattttaattttggttaAGTAATTTAACTTCCCGATAATTTTAAATCAACATCAGAATGAAGATTTTGCTAATTAACAACATGTAACTACTTACAATagcaaaattacaaataaataacaaaaaataaattaaaaataaaacactagCAAATAATTCTAGAAAACTAATTACTTGTTAATACACCATAGAAAGTATTTATTGTTACATTGGCTATGCGACCCTATACTAAActggttttataaataaatactttgtaTTAACAGTAGCCACAGTAGCATAATTGGTCGATAAACAGTTCATTGTAAACCATTATGCATGCGGTATTTAGCAAAGTACCTAAAGGCTACAGGTACGACTGGCGTTGTGATGACGATGtgttgaaataatttaaatagacACTATTTTCCAACAACAGCTATTTATATACTTTAAGACGCAgtcatataattaaatttattttaagtaggtactttataaataaataaataaataaaaagcatttatttcggaaaatatccataacacacaaaacaacaaacaatcaaaatatttacattaaattaacattattaaatcaaaattatcaattaaattacattaaaattatcaaataaattaaattaaaattatcaatcacattatattaaactaattattatttgtcgTAGTTGGCATGTGGCGCGTGAGATTTCGCCCAGTGGCCAAATATCGGGCTGTCATGGGCCCCTGCGACCGCGCTCAAGAGCCTGTTGGGGCTACCACGAACACGACGCATCAGGGACGCGACGCGTTTGCGCATAATGGCATGAAAATCGTCCGTGTAtgcctccgcgaacatccccgacgcactgcagtaccgtggcagccccatcagcatcctgaacgcGTTATTGTAGAGGACGCGCAGCGCACTATAGGCTTTTTTCGTGCAGTTGATCCACAGGCTGCAAGTGTAAAAAGTTTGGCAATAAGATCTGAACAAGGTTATTTTAACACTTGTTGTGCATTTTGCAAACCTGCGGATCAACATGTTGCCTCTCACTGATAGagccctgcgctccctctcaACGTCCATGTCATCATTTTGAGACGCAGTGACCCAATGCCCCAGGTACTTAAACTGTGTTACTAATTTCAACTGAACGCCTCCTAACATGACTGGTGGAACTATGCTATATGTTTTAGTGCCGGCTTTGAAAATTAGTAACTCAGTCTTACTAGAATTGTACCTGAGGCCATGTACCTCCGCGTATCTTTCACATATGGCCAGTAAATTATTAAGTGCGCAAACCGAAGGGCtaagcagcaccatatcatcagcGTAGCTGATGTTATTGAAGCACTGTCCTCCGACTGAACAGCCCGCTCGAGTGCCGCTGAGCTCCTGAATCAGGTGATCCATATATAGGCAGAACAGCCTTGGCGAAGTTAGGCCTCCCTGTCTCACACCGCACTGCAATTTGTAAGAGTCAGACAGCGAACCCGCCCATCTTATCCTGTTAATCTGGTTACTGTACCAATATTTAAATAGCTCAACCAGCTCTCCAGGTACCGCCGCTTGGTTTAGCTTCTTCCATAGGAGATCGTAGGACACCAGGTCGAATGCCTTGGATAAGTCCAAGAAGCATGCATAGACCGGTGTTCTACGATCTGTGTAATATCGGACAGTATGCTTGAGGCACAGAACCGCAGCCTCAGTTGATAAACCTGACCTAAACCCGAACTGGGCGAGCATATATGATATAtgagcattttaaaattattgtttttcagcacacttgctcgtaacgtGGTAAATATTGAACTGCTTttaggctcataatcctagatattaccCCGCATGTGGGATCTTGTACGGTATTTTTAAATAGtacttttacaattaaaatttgataaatatcagTTTTGTtgaactctctctctctctctctctctctctctctctctctctctcgcaaatgtgatgaaaaacgtCGTAAGAAACACGTACATTAGTTATTACACACATAGGCAGTCTTGTTGCGCGCTCACTTTCAGCTCGCGCGCACATCATTGCCTCGAGTGTAGAGGAATGACCAacgtagcacacttgtatcataatctACTATTATTATCATTAGGGTTTTGCTAAATACTATATACATATTAGCTGAATTGTTTTCAAGACTTCGTCTGTGTTATGAGCCAGGCACAGACCGCCCACGTGATCAAACAAATTACTGTACAAGAACTTAGGAATGCATAATGATCGAAGCTCTTAAAAGACCCATCCCATCAAAAACCAATTGGACACAAATTATTCAGCGCCAAACGTCAAACCTTGACCTTTCCTACTTGATTACTGACTTCACGTTGCGGTCGGTGCGCGTATTAATTTCCGAGATTCTAGCGCACCGGAATATAAAATTTATGACCATCGGAGAAGCGTCAATATCGAATGGATTCTTTAAGAAAATGCATCATCTTCCGAATAACTCTAGCCGATAGAATATGTTAAAGGCCGAAATATTTACTTGAACCGATTGAAGTTCCCATAACCTTATGAGAATGTTAACGTCGTCATCTACATCCAATTTATGAATTAATAAGTAAACTTATTTTTGCCCACCCAATTTGCGACCCAATAGTAAATTGAAGCTACAATAGTatcgaataaaacaaaatgaagtACCTGTCACTTCTGTAATATGTGCTATATAGTAGTTTTACAAATAGGTATATCAATAGTTTGTGCCCGAAAGTGTTTACCACACTCTAACAGTCGTACAAacatatataggtacaataaataTGTAGTAGACTTAAGTGCCAATACGAGTAGGGTCTATGGTACTCAAGATCATCGTAAGTTCGCTGTGTTAATGACTTAACGAaggattattttaatttttaaggttATGAAGCTTATCGCAAGGTCACCGAGCCATACTATACTTgtcgcaaaactaactggcgactgagatctcttttacccttgttaagaccaaccaatagtgaaagagatggcattatgaccggactcgccacttagttttgtGGCAAGTATCACAGAAATAACCATTTGTTTGCCTCTTCAGTGACTTAATGTGCTCACCGGGCAGCCGCTTGGTGCCACACAAGATAAATACTGTTGTCCTATCTTTTTGAAACTGTaatattctaaaataacaaatacataCAATTCACACTAACTAAAGTAAGTaacaaaaaagtgaaaaaattatttttcctTGTAATTTGCTATTAATTCCCCTTGGCATCAAAATACTGCTGAAGTAAATCTTACTCCAGTAACATTTTGAAGCCAAGGAGACGCCAAGTGTTAGCTACTCGTTACATTACGTTTGTTATTAGGATCAGTCACAGTTTGAGGAATGATTAGTTTAATGGAGCAGGTATATATCTCAATTTAACCTTCACTTTTTAGTCTGAATTATATAAATGTTCACACTTTTGACTTATGTAACTCAATAGACTGCTTAATTGAAAAAAcaagaaacaataaatactcTGCAATAAACACATCACGCTTGGTGATACTGACTTCGGAATGGCTCGTACAATTGACCCTTGCTCGGGGTCAATCGAAACTTAAAGAATCAATTAAAATGTACACTTTCCTGATAATACCCTATAAAGTTATACTTAAGTTCATTCAACTGATTATTTTATTCTACAAGGTAAAATAAGGAAACAATGATTAAAACTTTGAGTTCGGCTTgcaatttaagttttataaattgGATTAAGAACAATATTGCCAATGAAAACATTGTAACAATGTAACCAAAAGGTTACATAGGTTAGTTTGATAAGGAGTATGGAATCGGTTACAGAAAtagtaagtaaaaaatataatttacttatcGAGCCTTTCAAAATCGGCTTGTAACTAATCGGCAATAAAACTTGCATCaataatgactatttttatataatatcaaCTTTCATGTACTGTACAGTTAACAGGGCACAGTGTAACATGTACTTTACGTTATTCCTTATGGATATGATCCTAGAGTAAATAAAGAATGTAACTAACTGAACGAATAAATAAGTGACCAAGATATTATACTATGTTACAAGACCTGACGACATGAATATTAGTCAGGAAACTAGTCATCCGATACTAGTGCTGTCAAGTGGCACCACCTTATTGATGTCTGCCGATTTCGTTTGAACGTGACTACACGTCAACGAGAGTACACCCGTTCGGACACGGAAGGGCGTAAGTAGTGCCAATTTGTTAACAACATACGCCTTTATTAATACAGATTCGTCGAGAGcactatatttttgaaatagatAATGGGGGTTGTAGAATGAGGTGAGAGGTCGAATGTTACGGTTACGAAAACTTTAAAACTTTGTAGATGCTATTTTGAGGTAGatttaaaatgttaatagtTATGCGAtgtttacaattaaattatttacagtcacgattataatgttaataaggaaattgacagatacagtgGCGGCATCAACGGCGCCGCAGTCCGCAGTAATGTCACAAAAGTAATGCATCTGCAATTggcatccgaatgtcacctttacatgcgtattttttgcatgcaattaaaggagaacaatctcttatggtcCGCTATGGTCAATCTCCGGTGGCGCTATGGTAGCACAAGGATATGACATGAGATTCGACGTCATTAACGAAGTGATGTGCGAttgaatattttatcaaattaaaaaaaacgtgaTTTAGCGCCACCTTTggtggacacttttcatacacatagattATTCTCTTTACTCTCCAtaatgcaattaatgttcccacccctGCTGGCTCCGGTTAACACCAATTGACTAAGCTCGATATTATTTTTCAGattaggaaaatatttttttttttatctaatttgcATTTCCGTAAAGTAACGCCTGAtaaagtaatagtacattttaGTGCAAGTGTGGATAGTGCATCATTATGCACGAGTCCTGAGATAATCTTTTAAAAACCGTAAGCTAATAAAAGACAAGGGTCAAGTAGTTACATTTACATTACTAAGCAACTCAAAGCgtggattaaataaataaataaataaatattataagacattattacacaaattgtataagacccacagtaagctcaataaggcttgtgttgagggtacttagacaacgatatacagggtgattcatgagacgtgagctggactaagactacacaatcagtaaatgttaatgaatcgttcaccatcatatttaagtaaaacaatcacgctttttatctgttatttaactttttcttaaggacaaatttgattatctacaatcatggacaccctacaacaattaattaacaaagatacaacctctttaaccgttatgagttatgacagcactttgattatgaagaaaataaaatgtcacacttgagtgagatacgattttataaaagtaaccacactccgatgacattcaatttgtcacttattatggataaaacaaagagggtgaccataaatatcgtaaataaaataaaactcttttttttaacagtaaaaattaaattaacgttaatctcacaaatactggtacgaaacagttgctgataatttaccgaatatgcaagcttgatcctgctcacgtctcctgaatcattctgtatataataggtatataaatatttataaatactttaatacatagaaaacacccatgactcaggacacgaatgcccttaccaggatttaaacccgggaccatcagcttcgtaggcccACAGGcacacccactaggccaaaccggtcgtcatgtcatgtcttaatcttattttattcaattatttaataatttaactatGTATTAACTATAAACTAAATGAACTATGAATCCATTTGTTACATAAAAGCAATAACGAAAAATACTTCAGCTTCATTTCATAAGATTCGTTTTATCAAACACCTTGTTATAGGCAATTATTATCAACTATGATGAATGCTACGTAAAAGTACCAATTAAATTCCCTACAGCACAGAGTTGTAAATGAAACTCGTACACATGCTCGGTGTCTATCACATCGCTCATAAAATTATACAGTCCGATAAACGTTTAGTAATGAAATATTTCTGTGCAGCAAAGTAAATTACAACCTTTTGAAATTCCTATTAACATTGACATTTGTACTCTTATTAAACGTTACTTAACAAAACATTCACGGGTCATGCCATGTCCATACACATGGTTACACAGATGAACAATGCTTGTATGTATGGCCGTTCACCCACCGCGACAGATGCGCCGCCGGGCCGTAGGGCAATCGAATCGCGCTATGTTGTAACCCAGCATTAGAAGAAATATATAAGAGAACCGTTAGGACATACCAGCATCCCACAAACTTGCAGATCTTCGTGGCACGCAGACGCCAAAATCAAAAACAGAAGCCAAAATGAAATCGGTTAGTTATGTGAAGTGATTTGAATAGTGAAGTGTTAGTGTTATTTGGATCTCGATATGAAGTTACCTGATTATTTTCAGGTGGTGTTATTAGCTCTCATCGCTGCTTGTTGGGCAGCTCCTCAACAGAACCCCCAGGAGGTGCAGATTCTCCGTCAGGAGTCCGACAATTCTGGGTTGGGCGGATACCAATTCGTGTAAGTAATCACAAACTAAAAGACTGTAACCACATTTAAAACGaacattattaatatattttttaatgcagaTACGAGTTATCTGATGGAAGCAAGCACGAAGAGCAAGGAGAGCTAAAGAACCAAGGCACCGAGAACGAGGCCATCGCAGTCCGTGGGCAGTACTCCTGGGTAGGCCCTGACGGTGTGACATACGTCGTGTCATACATCGCCGATGAAAATGGCTTCCAACCAACCATCGAGCAAGGACCCGGAGGAGCAGTGCCTCCCGGTGTTGTCGCCTCACTTTTGGGCTAAATGTTTAAGTCAATAAACTGTTTTAACAGTTCTGTACATAGCGCCAATTATGAAgctgtatataatatttatatactgattcaatagtttaaataataataaagtattatttaccTATAATACATGTACATTATTTTCCCTTAACATGAATAAAActatcatttaaattataattttattcatgtaaatattattaattttaaaatgaaagctcaaaatattaataatttttaaaaaactcGAAAAAATTGCAACAGGGGCATTTTTTGAGTTAAAGCCTATCTCAGAACTATAACTGGTGTATCACGACAAATCCTTCATAGAAAACCACAACTAAAGCGGTCAATCCATTTCAGAGATAGTTTgagatttatttgtgtgttcaaaAATGAGTAAATAAACACACACCCACAAAAAACCTCTCACCCGAAACGCATGTCTCCGTTCCGTCAGGGGTAGATTTAGTCGTCccggcgggggcactaccgtgcccccagattagCTCTCTCATTTTACCTGTCTAGGTCTATGTCTGGGTATATGCCTACATATATAGCTTACGATACTTATTGAAGAATGCTTTCCAGCATacacacaggccaattcgagttttagttattcgatctgtttccgatatgatctgttctgtcagtgtcaaaagtgacatgtCTACAAATAACCAAAAACTTgacctttgacactgacagatcagtatcatatcgaaAACATACCGAATAACTAGAACTTGAATTGGCCTATCAGACGAATTAACCTAAGAATAACACTAGCGACAGTCAAGACAATAGAAGTTAAACTAGTTTACATCTAAAGGATTATTTGAGAtctacttacattttatttataaaaaaatctcacGACTGCTAATTAAGTATTTGACctagaaaatttgaataaaactaGGCTCTAGAATTGGGTTGATGctctttatagtattttatgtaaCAGATACGtaataagggttcttaaaattcaagggcTGAAGTTATAAAACGAAATGAAGTAGACCGAGTCGAAGTACCgttgcacacaatatttttagtaagacagcagcaaacaactaaaatgataaataaaatcaaagtaaatacatatagaaaagttatcattaaaaaaatgcaacagttgtattatattgtatggaTATTCATAATAACTGCTTTTATAATCCTATAGACAAGCGCCAGCTCGCCCCCTGCGCCGCGCTTCTAATGAAGtttatttagatatcaatatCACTAGCCGTCATTTAATTGACAAATAGAAGTGCTGGATGGAAAAGGGACCAAAGTAGCGAaggattctaaaatagaatcccaAGCGTAGTGAGGCGACGTATCACTGTACATCGTTTGCAGATCGTTAGGTTATTtcagaatttttattttattatagtttttacgCAGCTTTATTTGGGCGAAGTTGGGCACTAACAGTGAAGTTAGTTACCCTACGGTAAATAGTTTTGCCAACACTTGTTTTCCACATCTTCTCTTTCTAAAGACCGATGTGCAATATTTATCGTCAGGTACTGTACACGTGCATTTCAAGCATGCTTAATCGTCTGCGCACTTAAATGTCATCTTTTGACCTCACGAAGTCTGGGAAGTATTTTGATAGATCTATTATTGGCTGTCTGCTATGATTAcctgtttttattataagtatgtagCTCACAGCTTGATTCAGTAAAGTAAGAATACCATTTTGCATCCGATGGTTCCAAAT
This portion of the Cydia pomonella isolate Wapato2018A chromosome 7, ilCydPomo1, whole genome shotgun sequence genome encodes:
- the LOC133520081 gene encoding uncharacterized protein LOC133520081 yields the protein MIKTAIHLVALMVHHNLLKPAGAVIYTYEDVELRRIFPNEFPQDTVRKTGRVDAEHLGRYAELRHYFLHPMSALNSPFEELVCYGEQGKRMCHIDVNRYSSAESAYVMSQKLESHIDRRRVVLLALIAACWAAPQQNPQEVQILRQESDNSGLGGYQFVYELSDGSKHEEQGELKNQGTENEAIAVRGQYSWVGPDGVTYVVSYIADENGFQPTIEQGPGGAVPPGVVASLLG